A genome region from Desulfomonilaceae bacterium includes the following:
- a CDS encoding zinc ribbon domain-containing protein, which yields MRLIKCPDCGKDVSTRDASCPHCGSLLTAEEIEVGTDLTGKRYRLYIVLSILVCSLGWILFFSEDKSSVRTGVYFIVIGLIGYIVAKILIWWKRD from the coding sequence GTGAGACTGATTAAATGTCCGGACTGCGGCAAGGATGTATCCACTCGGGATGCGTCATGCCCCCATTGCGGCAGCCTCCTTACGGCTGAAGAAATTGAAGTGGGCACAGACCTGACAGGCAAGAGATACAGGCTGTACATTGTCTTAAGCATACTCGTTTGTTCTTTAGGCTGGATTTTGTTTTTCTCCGAGGACAAATCCAGCGTGCGCACTGGTGTTTACTTTATTGTAATAGGCTTGATCGGGTACATAGTGGCTAAGATCTTAATCTGGTGGAAACGTGATTAG